One Phoenix dactylifera cultivar Barhee BC4 chromosome 8, palm_55x_up_171113_PBpolish2nd_filt_p, whole genome shotgun sequence genomic window carries:
- the LOC103708747 gene encoding TBC domain-containing protein C1952.17c-like isoform X5, protein MLLRRGKPHLKLPEKEEEEELEMFQVAGRGPAVQRHEESSGPMTRFRRIGRGMGRLREVSDDDTTTTELEFELSCKVINLEALQQIACCGHLDGESRATVWKLLLGYLPAERDAWEGELANNRLRYAELKEELLVNPSEFLRKEDETFSVSKQGRIMGVDGLLSRQKVFNGDHPLSLGNDSIWYRYFKDAEIVGQIDRDLERTHPDIEFFSGDISQSKRNRGAMRNILLLFTKLNPAIGYVQGMNEVLAPLYYVLNTDPNEQNASNAEADSFFCFVRVMSDSVDHFCQQLDNSSVGIHSTLSRLSELLKGNDEELWRHLENLKDSPEYVFCQSPWIHISVISCQDNCRDCRE, encoded by the exons ATGCTTCTTCGAAGAGGCAAGCCCCATCTCAAGCTCcccgagaaggaggaggaggaggagctcgagATGTTTCAAGTCGCCGGTAGAGGGCCGGCTGTCCAACGCCACGAGGAGTCGTCGGGACCAATGACCCGCTTCAGAAGAATCGGTAGGGGCATGGGCAGGCTAAGGGAAGTCTCGGACGACGACACGACGACGACGGAGTTGGAATTCGAG CTTTCTTGCAAGGTTATAAATTTGGAGGCATTGCAACAAATCGCTTGCTGTGGTCATCTTGATGGAGAGTCGCGTGCCACTGTGTGGAAG CTCTTACTGGGTTATCTACCTGCTGAGAGAGATGCATGGGAGGGAGAGTTGGCTAACAACAGATTAAGATATGCTGAACTGAAAGAAGAGCTGCTCGTTAATCCT TCAGAATTCTTGAGAAAGGAGGATGAAACGTTTTCAGTGAGCAAGCAGGGTAGGATAATGGGTGTTGATGGGCTACTAAGTCGGCAAAAGGTTTTTAATGGTGACCATCCTTTAAGTCTTGGTAATGATAGCATTTGGTATCGATATTTCAAG GATGCAGAGATTGTGGGGCAGATTGATCGCGATCTTGAGCGCACACATCCAGATATTGAATTTTTCTCTGGGGATATCTCACAGAGCAAAAGAAACCGG GGAGCAATGAGGAATATTCTTCTTCTGTTTACAAAACTGAACCCAGCAATTGGTTATGTACAAGGAATGAATGAGGTGTTAGCTCCATTGTACTATGTATTGAACACAGATCCCAATGAGCAAAATGCT TCAAATGCAGAAGCAGATAGCTTTTTCTGTTTTGTTAGAGTGATGAGTGATTCTGTGGACCATTTCTGTCAACAATTAGATAATAGCTCTGTGGGAATTCACTCTACGCTTTCACGTTTATCTGAACTCTTAAAAGGTAATGATGAAGAGCTATGGCGACATCTTGAGAACTTGAAG gatTCGCCTGAATATGTATTTTGTCAAAGTCCATGGATTCATATTTCTGTTATATCATGTCAAGACAACTGCAGAGATTGTAGAGAATAA
- the LOC103708748 gene encoding ethylene-responsive transcription factor WIN1-like has translation MRAPLHILSFNSLSLSLNHFCLPSPDAYFIFTRTKEPSFLLFFLTLCPLSGYRRSHICCNMVQSKKFRGVRQRNWGSWVSEIRHPLLKRRVWLGTFETAEEAARAYDEAAVLMSGRNAKTNFPVSKIPAGNAPPNNENDRATSTGLSEVLSAKLRRCCKTPSPSLTCLRLDTENSHIGVWQKRAGARADSNWVMTVQLGKADEQQESRRNVEGEAGPQPPSPAMEGTSTQGMDEEDRIALQMIEELLNRNNCPGSPSHEEGSFSM, from the exons ATGCGAGCACCCCTGCACATTCTCTCCtttaattctctctctctctctctcaaccaCTTCTGCCTTCCCTCTCCTGATGCGTACTTTATATTCACTAGAACCAAGGAGccatctttccttctcttctttctgacTCTCTGCCCTCTGTCCGGGTACCGGAGGTCCCATATATGCTGCAACATGGTGCAGTCGAAGAAGTTCAGAGGAGTCAGGCAGCGCAACTGGGGCTCCTGGGTCTCGGAGATACGCCACCCTCTCCT GAAGAGAAGGGTGTGGCTTGGCACGTTCGAGACGGCTGAGGAGGCTGCGCGGGCCTACGACGAGGCTGCAGTGCTGATGAGCGGCCGTAACGCCAAGACCAACTTCCCGGTTTCCAAAATCCCGGCCGGGAATGCCCCGCCGAATAATGAGAATGATCGCGCCACCTCCACAGGCTTGTCGGAGGTCCTCAGTGCAAAGCTCCGCCGGTGCTGCAAGACTCCGTCCCCGTCCCTCACCTGCCTCCGGCTGGACACAGAAAACTCCCACATCGGGGTGTGGCAGAAGCGGGCCGGCGCCCGTGCGGACTCCAACTGGGTCATGACCGTCCAGCTCGGGAAGGCGGATGAGCAGCAGGAGTCGAGGAGGAACGTTGAGGGGGAGGCGGGGCCACAGCCACCGTCGCCAGCGATGGAGGGGACGTCGACGCAGGGGATGGATGAGGAGGACAGGATCGCATTGCAGATGATAGAGGAGCTCCTCAACAGGAACAACTGCCCAGGGTCCCCTTCACATGAAGAAGGCAGCTTTTCCATGTAA